In Nicotiana tabacum cultivar K326 chromosome 11, ASM71507v2, whole genome shotgun sequence, a single window of DNA contains:
- the LOC107824917 gene encoding uncharacterized protein LOC107824917 codes for MAPLSCSFSKVLLVLCLLLVLLDSSFISAQTQDHNNASSTRIRRMLELDIDDDFLQPIKKKSSSSIDDSSQSIKKKSNSISLSNSKNQTKLIKSTTSSSKNQTKLAMISSSSSSFGSIKNHTKLAKTKLSLSDSVSSSIKNQTKLAKTKLSLSDSVSGSTKNKTKLMKPIPEEKLVLKSQLKKLNSTSSSKYSNSTKTTTSATKKLSSDLSKISTSFPKNKTTKATTTKDLSESKSNKNTTKNQSTTNKNPKKETTQKNSQLYWLENDEDDLLLGFRDLPSKFQETLLPDLERISKTSQVYLNKANKEMTKNFKPIVGNKYAPTIASVISFAFILIPLILVSLIFNRIKAYFSLQRLLIFIQVYLSIYFSILCLSSLVTGLEPLKFFYATAQSTYICLQLLQTLAYVLYLLMLLMYLVLVFSTETGPITKMIGLAQTFVGFAVGLHYYMTVFHKAVLRQPPKTSWRIHAIYATCFLLICLLSRADRIKKTYLEEGGEEGKKS; via the coding sequence ATGGCTCCACTTAGTTGCAGCTTTTCTAAGGTACTTTTAGTACTTTGTCTTCTTTTAGTCTTATTAGATTCTTCATTCATTTCTGCTCAGACTCAAGATCACAACAATGCTTCATCAACAAGAATAAGAAGAATGTTGGAGTTAGACATTGATGATGATTTTCTTCAACCAATCAAGAAAAAATCCAGTTCAAGTATTGATGATTCTTCTCAATCAATCAAGAAGAAATCCAATTCAATCTCACTTTCCAATTCCAAGAACCAAACCAAGCTCATCAAATCCACCACTAGCTCTTCCAAGAACCAAACAAAGTTAGCCatgatttcttcttcttcctctagtTTTGGTTCAATCAAGAACCATACCAAGCTAGCAAAAACCAAACTTTCTTTATCCGATTCAGTTTCTAGTTCAATCAAGAACCAAACCAAGTTAGCAAAAACCAAACTTTCTTTATCTGATTCAGTGTCTGGTTCAACCAAGAACAAAACCAAACTCATGAAACCAATCCCAGAAGAGAAACTTGTACTCAAATCCCAATTGAAAAAGCTCAATTCCACTTCTTCTTCCAAGTACTCAAATTCAACCAAAACCACTACCTCTGCCACCAAAAAGTTATCCTCAGATCTATCCAAAATCAGCACTTCTTTTCCCAAGAATAAAACAACCAAAGCAACCACCACAAAAGACCTAAGTGAATCCAAATCCAACAAAAACACAACAAAGAACCAATCTACAACAAACAAAAATCCCAAGAAAGAAACTACACAGAAGAATTCACAGCTTTATTGGCTAGAAAATGATGAAGATGACTTGTTGCTTGGTTTTAGAGACTTACCATCCAAATTTCAAGAAACCCTTTTGCCAGATTTAGAAAGAATCTCAAAAACCTCACAAGTTTACCTCAACAAAGCCAACAAAGAAATGACAAAAAACTTCAAACCCATTGTAGGTAACAAATATGCACCCACAATTGCCTCTGTAATTTCATTTGCATTCATTTTGATCCCTTTAATTCTTGTTTCTCTCATTTTCAACCGAATCAAAGCCTATTTTTCACTCCAAAGACTGTTAATTTTCATCCAAGTTTATCTCTCAATCTACTTCTCTATTCTCTGCCTTTCTTCTTTGGTCACTGGTTTGGAGCCACTTAAGTTTTTCTACGCTACTGCGCAGTCCACCTACATTTGCCTACAACTCCTGCAAACTCTTGCTTATGTGTTGTACCTCTTGATGCTATTGATGTACCTTGTTTTAGTATTCTCTACTGAGACTGGGCCGATTACAAAGATGATTGGGCTGGCCCAGACATTTGTGGGctttgctgttgggctgcattaTTACATGACGGTGTTTCACAAGGCTGTATTGCGTCAGCCTCCTAAGACTAGTTGGAGAATTCATGCAATTTATGCCACGTGTTTTCTTCTGATTTGTCTGCTGAGTAGAGCTGACAGAATTAAGAAAACTTACTTGGAAGAAGGTGGTGAGGAGGGTAAAAAGAgctaa